The following are from one region of the Lynx canadensis isolate LIC74 chromosome D4, mLynCan4.pri.v2, whole genome shotgun sequence genome:
- the ANP32B gene encoding acidic leucine-rich nuclear phosphoprotein 32 family member B isoform X7 has translation MDMKRRIHLELRNRTPAALELSDNRIFGGLDMLAEKLPNLTHLNLSGNKLKDISTLEPLKKLEYLKSLDLFNCEVTNLNDYRESVFKLLPQLTYLDGYDREDREAPDSDAEVDGVDEEEEDEEGEDEEDEEDEDGEEEEFDDEDDEDEDEDVEGEDDEDEVSGEEEEFGHDGEVDEDEDEEDEDEDEVNFCYCAEEEESGKGEKRKRETDDEGEDD, from the exons CTTGAGCTCAGTGACAATAGAATCTTTGGAGGTCTGGACATGTTAGCAGAAAAACTTCCAAATCTCACACATCTAAACTTAAGTGGAAATAAGCTGAAAGATATCAGCACCTTGGAACCTTTG aaaaagTTGGAATATCTGAAAAGCCTGGATCTGTTTAACTGTGAGGTTACTAACCTGAATGACTACCGAGAGAGTGTCTTTAAGCTCCTGCCTCAGTTGACCTACCTGGATGGCTATGACCGAGAGGATCGGGAAGCGCCTGACTCAGATGCAGAGGTGGATGGTGTGGATGAAGAAGAGGAGGATGAAG AAGGAGAAGatgaggaggacgaggaggatgAGGATGGTGAGGAGGAAGAGTTTGATGATGAAGACGATGAAGATGAAGACGAAGATGTGGAAGGGGAAGATGATGAAGACGAAGTCAGTGGGGAG GAAGAAGAATTTGGACACGATGGAGAAGTTGATGAAGATGAAGACGAGGAGGATGAAGATGAAGATGAAG TGAATTTTTGTTATtgtgcagaggaggaagaaagtgggaaaggtgaaaagaggaagagagaaacagacgaTGAAGGAGAAGATGATTAA